The Elusimicrobiota bacterium DNA segment ACGGCATTGGCGGCGTTGGAGCTGAAGATCCCGGTGAGCGAGTTGAATGTGACCGTGTAGGCGCCGTAGTTGGTCGGGGCGCCCGCGTTGCGGGTGATGGTGACTGTCCAGCCCGTGGTGGGAGACCCGCCTACCACGGACGCGGCATTGCTGAAGTACTTGAAGTTGGGCACGCCGGTGTCCAGCAAGTTAGCGTCGCCGGAATAGGCTCCCGCGCGCAAGGCGTACCGGTCCTGGGCCCGCCTCATGGTGCCCACATAGGCCACCGCTTCGGCGACGCGGCCTTTTTCGACGACCTTGAAGTACTGCGGGACGCCGACCGCGGCCAGGATGCCGATGATGAGGACCACCACCAGCAACTCGATGAGCGTGAAGCCTCGGCGTTGCCTCTTGGTCTTCATGAGAATCTGTCTCCTGAAACCGTATCCTGATCCTAGTATAGGGAAAGTATATGAATTATGTGCCGCTGAAATGTGGGCGAATTGTGTTCGGGCCGCGGCCGGCGATGGCTGCGCCCAATAGACCATAGTCGTCGCTATCGACGACCACTCAATACGCCCGCATTGCCTGACCTCCCAATAGGGGCTATAATCCTCTCGGGATGACGACCAGCGGTCGCTTCAGGTTGCATCAGGATATGATCAGGCCGGCCGCCTGGAATCTCGTCTTTCTGCTCATCGCCGCCGGCTTGACCGTCCTGGTCCTGACCTGGAGATTGGGAGACTGGACCGCGGATTACAACGGCTGGACCTGCCGGCCCGGAGACTATCACGTTTCCGAGGGCGAGGCCCTTTTCCACGGCCTGGCCGACCCCGCGGTAGCGCTCAGCATGCCGGGCTTCTCCATCCCCAACGCCCTGTTGTGCAACCACGCCACCGCGGCCGGCCAGATGCTGGCGCGCGGCCTGAGCCTGTTGTCCGGCGCCCTTTTGGTCTTCGCGCTGGGGTCCTTGCTGCATTCCGGCCTCTGCGGCGCCGTCGCGGCGCTCTTGTTCGCCCTGGGCCCGGCGCGCGACCTGTCCTCGGACCGCTGGCTCTACGTCCTGCATGTGCTGCTGGTCGCCGGCATGGTGGTCTGGCGCGCGCAAGCGCCATCCCTGAGGAGGAGCCTGGCCCTCGGCGCGGCCATAGGGATGAGCCTGCTCGTGCTCTCCCCTTTGTTCCTGTTCCCGCTCGTGCTGGTCGGCTATGAATGGCTACGGCGCGGCCGCCGGCCCGATGCGCAGGCGGCGGCGATTGTCCTGGTTCCCCTGGCGGCCCTGCTGCCCTGGGTGCTGATGAATTGGCGGATCCATCAGCGCCTGGTCCTCTTCGAGGACGGCCGGGCCGCCCCGCTGATCGTAGCCGGGGCTCTGGGCTACGTATCCACGGGGCTCACGAACTGGGACGCGGTGCTCGACGGCGTCGCTCCCGGCGGCCACTTGCTCCTCTGGGCGCTGCGTCAGGTCTGCGGGCATCCCTTCGCCTATGCCGCGGCCTGCGCGCAGCGGCTGCTCTATGTGGTCTCGTTCCACCCGCTGCTCTACGCCGGCGCCTTGGCCTCCGCTTGGCTCGGGCGCAAGCGCGAGGAGCATCGGCAGCTGGCGCTCTTGGCGGGCACCTTCATCGCCATCCACTGCGTCGGCGCCGTCGAGGAGCGCTATGGCGAGCCCGTGCTGCCCCTTCTGTGCGCGCTGTGCGCCGCGGGAGCGCTGTCCTGGCTCAAGGCGGAGGCCGGCCGGCTCAGCGGCCGCCTGGCCACGGGCTTCGTCTGCGGCTTCGCGGCGCTCCTTCTGGCCGGCCATGTCTTGGTTGCGCGCCGGGTTCTGGCCTATCCCGGCTTGGCGGCCCGGGACGCGGCTCTGGACCGGGAACTGGCGCGGCGCCCGGCTGACCCATGGCTCTGGTTCGCGCGGGGGAGGCAGCGCCTCGCTGAGCAGCGGCCCTCCGAGGCCGCCGCGGACCTGGGCCGCTCCCTGGCCCTGGCCCCGCGCCCTGAGTGGCGGATGCCGTACGCCTGGGCGCGCGTGCTGCCGGCTGGCCCCCGGCGCGCGGTCTGGGAGCGGATGCCCCCGACCACGTTCGATACCCCGGCCGGATTGCGGCACTACGCTTTCCGGGTCCGCCATGGACTTCAGTCCGGCCGGCGCCGGGAGGCCAAGGAGGACCTGGACCTGATGCGGGACATCTGGACCGGGCTCCCCGTCTTTCATAAGGAATCGGAATCGGCCTTGGTCAGGCCCCGCCAGGATGCCTGGTTCCAGCGCGACCGGCGGTGGTTCAACGACGTCTTATCCTGCTGGCCGGCCCGGGAGCATCCGGCTTTGCTGGGGGGGCTGGACGACCTGATGGCCGCAGAGCCCGCCCGAGGGGCGGCGCTGGCGGAGCTGTGGCTGAGCGAGGCCGCGCGCGCTCAGCGCGGCGGCCAGCGCGAGGCGGCCTTGGCGGCGCTGAGCAAGGCGCAGAGGGGGGACCTGGAGGCACCGCAATTCCAGCAGTTGAGCCTGCTCTATGAGCGTCTGGGGCAGGAGGGCCGGTCCTTGGAGGTGCTTGAACGGGGGCATGCCCTTCACCCCGGCGACGGGAAGCTGTGGCGCGCCCTGCTGGCTTGGCGCCTGCGCCGGCTGCAGGGCATCTCCGACAGCGGCCTCCTGCTCGACTTGGCCGATGCGGCCGCGCAGACCGGCGAACAGTCGGCGGCCATGAGCTTCGTGGCTAGGGCGAGGGAGCGCAATCCGGGGGCCCGGGAGCTGGGCCGCATCGCCATGGTCCTCCAGCAGTTGGGGCGGCACAGGCAGGCGCTCGAGGTCCTCGACGGCCTGGCGCGCGCCTATCCCGGGCAAGCCCGCTGGCTCAGCGACCGGGGCGTGCTCAAGATGCTCATGGGAGACCGGCGCGCGGCGGCCGACGACTTGGCCCGCGCTGTCGAGCTCGACCCGGGCTACCTGCCCGCCTGCCTGAGCCTGGGCGCGCTCTACGCTTCCTCGGGACGCCGGCAGGACGCGATCCGCTTATACGAGCGGTCTTTGGCCAGGCCCGTTGCGGCCGGCGATGCCGAGGCGCGCTCCCTGAGGGAGAAGGTCCGCTCCGAATTGACCGCGCTGCGCCGCTAAAAGGCCGGGCTCAGGGCAGCCGGATCGAGTAGCCCTTGCGCGCCAGCAGGTCCTGCGCCTGCTCGGTGGACATGGCGTCGCGGCAGTTCCACTTGAAGGCGCCGAAATCTTCCAGACCCACGAGCAGGCACTCGATGGCCTGCTTGACCTGCGGGTCGCTGGCGCGCCGCAGCTCGCGGTAGAGGCCTTCGTAGAAGTTGACCTCCTCCGAGGACTGCCCGCGCACGCACCAGTAGCGGGCGTGGATGACTCCGTAGCCGGCCGAACTGCGCACCGGGCCGCCGGTGGCGTCGCCCGAGGAGCCCGTGAAGAAGTAGTACTGCTCGTCGTAGCGCTGCTTGTCGGCTACGAGGTAGACGGCGTTATCCGCCAGAGGCGCGATGCCGCCCTGCCGGTACTGCCCGCCCTGGCTGGCCAGGATCAGCTCGCGGGTGTAGGGCAGGCGGGCGCCCTGGCTGCGGCAGTACATCTTGCCCACGGTCGCGGTGGCCTCGGGCTGTCCCGGAGGCGACGGGAGCCAGGTCAGTGTCGGCTGCGGATCGACCCAGTCGCCATACTCGTTGGCCTGGAAGAAATCGAAGAGCTGGCGGGCCAGTTCCGGAATGACCCCGTTGATGGAGCCCGCGGTGCTGAAGCTGCGGGAGTTGCCGCCGACGAGCTTCTCCAGCGTCAGGGTGACCTGGATGTTGCTGCCGCCCAGCAAGGTGTAGGAGCCGTGCATCAGGTAATCCACCCCTTCGAGGACCACCACGGCCGACTGGTCGCCCGAGGCGCCGCTCTTGACCTGCTTGTAGGCGGCCGACGCGGGCGAGACGAACTCGATGCGGCGCTGGCCGTCGCGCAGCCGGTTGCCGCTGAAGAGCTTGTCGAGCTCGGCGCGCAGGTTGTGCTCGAAAGAGGTCTGCAGGCCCTGCACGGCCTCGTCTTTGTGCTTGGCGTGCATCTGATCGAAGGTGAGGATGGCACCTATTATGGTCTTGGCCAGCGCGTTGAGGTCCGAGTTGGTGCTGACCAGCGGGATGAGCAGATCGCCGAACTCCTGCAGCATCATCTTGCGCACCATGTCCCGGTTCTGGCTCATGGTGTAGGCGAACTCGGCGTAATCGGCCCCGCGCACGAACACGATCTCGGGCCAGACGCGGGCCGTGCGCGTCCGTTCCACGAACTCCGGGGCCGTCGCGGCGGCGACCGCGGGCTGGGCCGCGGCCATGGCCTGCCGGCCCTGCACGGCGAGAGGGGGCAGCGCGGGGAGGCTGACGCCCTGGTCGAAATCGATGGGGCCCTCCGCGGCCGCCGCAAAGACGGGAGCGCAGGAGAACAGCGCCGCCAGCGCATAGCCCAGCACCAGCCGTTTGTCGCTCATCGTGAGGAGACCTCCGTGGCAGTGTCCGCTGCCGGATATAAGGGTATAAAAGGGCGGGGCCTGCCACGAAGGGTCCGGCGGGGCAGGTCGGCCGCGGCATAGGGCCCATCCTTTTTTGGGCCCGCCGACCTAACGGGAAAATAGTAAGGTATCCCTACCCAAGCCGGGAGAGGGGACATGAGAGCGACGCTCCGCAGGGCCGCGGCATCCGCCTGGGCCGTGCAATTGCTCCCGGCCGTCGCCGTGGGGCTGGCCCTGCGCCTCTATCTGCTCCCCGACCAGATCCTGCTCGACGACGAATGGCACGCCCTGAACTTCGTGCTGAGCAAATCGCTGCCTTCCGTCTCCATGCGCCATGGGCTGGGAGCCAACTGCATCCCTCAGAATATCTATTCCTACCTGCTGCTGCATAGCGCCGGCTGGTCGGAGATGCTGCTGCGGCTGCCTTCCTTGGTGTGTTCCGCTTTGGCGCTCGCGATCCTCCCGTTCATGGTGCAAAGGATCTGGGGCGGGCGCGTGGCCGTGATCTTCGCGTATCTGCTCGCCATATCCCCGTGCGTCATCTTCTATTCAAGATTGTGCCGCCCCTATGCCGCGGTCTTGTTCTTCGGCATGTTCTCGCTCCTGTCCCTGTTCCGATGGCTGCGGGAGGACAAGCTCTCTCATATGCTGGGCTACGCCGTCGCCGCGTTCATGACCGTCTACCTTCACCTTTATGCGGCTCTTTTCGTCGTGACGCCTCTGCTCTGCCTCTTCGGCCTGCGCCTGCTCAAACGCCTGGGTCAGGTCAGGACCACGCTGCCATCCACTCTGCGCCTGAGCCAAGCCGCGGCGATCATCGTCGTCTTGGCGGCGCTGCTCATAGCCCCCGCCAACATCGTCAACCCCTGGTGGATGGCGGTCTCCGGATATTCGGGCGCGACCTGGCAGACCTGGCGGGATTTCTGGAGCCTGCTGAGCGGAACGCACTGGGGGGCCCTGCAGCTCATCTTCGCCGCCTTGGTGCTGCCGGGGTTCTTTTTCGTCCTTCGCGACGATCGCGTCATCGGCGGCCTGCTGCTGACCTGCGTGCTCGCCTTCGTCCTGCGCGTCTGCACTTCGTCGCAGGAAGGCATCGATGTGGCCATCCAGATCGCCCGCTACGGGATCATCCTCTTCCCGATCGCGTTCCTGCTGGCCGCCGTGTCGTTGGCGCGGCTGCTGGAGCGCCTGTCGTCGCGGCTGCCCAAAGGGGAGGGACCGGTGATAGCGGCGCTCGTCCCCGCCGTGGTCGCGGCCCTTTTCCTCGGCTTCGGCCCATTGCGCGGCATCTATCGCCGCCCGAACAACTTCACCAACCAGTCGGCTTTCCAATACAGCTACGAGCCCACGGATTGGAGCGTCACCCGCGAAAGGGGATTCTACAAGGGCAAGGGCCTGACCATGAAGAAGACGGATGTCCCCGAGGTCTATTTCAAGCTGGCCTCGGCTTCGGGTATCGCCGGCATCATCGAGTATCCCATGATGCTCGGAGACCATTTCAACCAGTACTACTATTATCAGGTCTTCCATCGGAAAAGGACGGCCATCGGCTATATGCCGAACGGCCAGTTCGAGCCCCTGCCCTCGAAAGACGATTTCATCTACGGCAATGTTTCGCTGGATTACATCTTCCGCCGCATGCCTTCCGTGCCGGAAGGCAGCATGCATTTCAGGAACCTGGTGGCCCTCAACGACACCCGGCGCTTGCGGGCCTCTTTCTCGCAGTGGCTCATCATCGTCCACAACAACATATGGATCGAAAGCCTCCCCGGCTTGCATCTGCCCGACACCGGCCCGGATGCGGGCATGGAGGCGATCGCCCGCTTTTTGGCGGAGCAAGGCCATCGGATGGTCTATAAGGACGCCAAGCTCACCATACTGCAAGTCCCCTGAGCGGGCCCCAAAGAGGCTCCCGGCGGAAGACGCGGCTTCCGCCGGGAGCTCTGGCGCTGGACGGCTTTAGAAGTCGAAGTAGGCGGCCAGCCCGGCGACGCTGTTGCACCTCTGGCCCTTGGCGTCGGTCATCTTGGTGCGCATGTAGCCGGCCTCGCCCCAGGACTTGCCCCAGCTGTTGCGCAGGATCCAGACGCCCTTGCCGGGCGGCAGGTTGCCGCTCTCGTCGAACTTGGCGCCCTCGTTGTCCCAGCCCACGATGTTGATCATGTGGTCCATCTGGGCCATGGTGCAGCCGTTGTAGACGCCTCCGCTGTAGCCCTGCCAGTCCCCGGCGCCCGCGGCCACCGCGATGGAGATGGGCTTGCGGGAGCTGGCCATGTAGGACTCGATCTCCTGCGCGCTCGGGCCCTGGTTCGGATCGCCGAGCATGTGCCAGGCCTGGATATGCGCGGCCTGCGGCAGGTCCGCGGCGCATTTCCCGTTGCCCTGCTTATAGGGACAGGCGCTGTAGAGGGGCTGGCCGTTCGGGGTCACGAAGTCGGCGGCCGAGTCGAAGTAGCCGCCGTTGCAGCCGTCGGCTTCCTTGGAGTTGTCCACGAGCCACTCCTGGGAGAGCCGCCCGGGGTCGCTGCCGCCGAGGGCGTGGCCGTCGCGGTGCGTGGCCGTGAGGCTGAAGGCCCAGCAGGAGCCGCACATGCCCTGGTCCTCGACCTGGGTCAGGCCGGGGCGCAGGTCGAGGGTGTCCGGGATCGCGCCCATGAAGGCCTTGAAGCTGTGCCAATAGGCGGAGGGGAGCTCCTTGACGACCAGGCCCATCCCGTGAGCCTTGCGCTCTCCGGAGGTCTGGTAGGTCTTCACCGTGTCCAGCTTGGCGTCCAGCGTGCTCACCACGCCCTTGACGTCCACGCCTTGATCGAAGTCCACTTTTTCCGCGGCGACTGCTCCGGCACCGAACAGGGACACGCACAGGACGGACCCTACGAGCCATTTCTTGAGCATTCTTGCCTCCGATTCATTGCCATGCGCACTCGGCGTTGCTGCGTTGGTGCGATTCGGGAAGAGCGCGGGTATGGCTGTATCTGCCAATCGCGATTATACTACAAATCGGGGCCAAAGGACCCAGACGCCGGATAGGCCTTTTGGGAACCTCTGCGGATCTGCGCGATTCCTCGTCGAGGAACGGCCGGAACCGGCGGTTCGGGGCCGCGGGTCTTTTCGCAAAAAAAGCTTGACAAGGCCCCGGGCTGGTCTCCGGCGAAACCTTTCCGCAATCCCGATTTGCTCGGCGTCGGTATGGTATCATACGATGACTTGCGGCTCTAAGCCTGAACGCCCGATGCGCTCCCAAGATCGCTGGATATCCTGGTCTGTCGCGGCCGCGACCTTGATCGTCTTCCTCCCGGCGCTCCGGTTCCAATTCGTGAATTTCGACGACGGCAAGTACATCCTGGCTAATGCCCGTTACCTGGGATTCGGCTGGGCGAACCTCCGCTGGATGTTCTCGACGATGACGGCCGGGCATTACCAGCCCCTCAGTTGGCTCTCATACGCGCTCGACCACTCCCTGTGGGGAATGAACCCAACCGGCTACCATCTGACCAGCGTCGCGTTGCACTGCGCCAACGCCGCCCTCGTCTACCAGGTGTCTCTGCGGCTCCTCCGAGCCGCGTCCCCGGAGAAGTCCGGCAGCGATATCGCCGCCATACAGGCGGCCGCCGCGTTCGCGGCCCTGGTCTTCGCGGTGCACCCGCTGCGGGCGGAATCCGTGGCCTGGGTGACCGAAAGACGCGATGTGCTGTCCGGGTTTTTTTTCCTGGCCACCATCCTCTTCT contains these protein-coding regions:
- a CDS encoding glycosyltransferase family 39 protein; the protein is MRATLRRAAASAWAVQLLPAVAVGLALRLYLLPDQILLDDEWHALNFVLSKSLPSVSMRHGLGANCIPQNIYSYLLLHSAGWSEMLLRLPSLVCSALALAILPFMVQRIWGGRVAVIFAYLLAISPCVIFYSRLCRPYAAVLFFGMFSLLSLFRWLREDKLSHMLGYAVAAFMTVYLHLYAALFVVTPLLCLFGLRLLKRLGQVRTTLPSTLRLSQAAAIIVVLAALLIAPANIVNPWWMAVSGYSGATWQTWRDFWSLLSGTHWGALQLIFAALVLPGFFFVLRDDRVIGGLLLTCVLAFVLRVCTSSQEGIDVAIQIARYGIILFPIAFLLAAVSLARLLERLSSRLPKGEGPVIAALVPAVVAALFLGFGPLRGIYRRPNNFTNQSAFQYSYEPTDWSVTRERGFYKGKGLTMKKTDVPEVYFKLASASGIAGIIEYPMMLGDHFNQYYYYQVFHRKRTAIGYMPNGQFEPLPSKDDFIYGNVSLDYIFRRMPSVPEGSMHFRNLVALNDTRRLRASFSQWLIIVHNNIWIESLPGLHLPDTGPDAGMEAIARFLAEQGHRMVYKDAKLTILQVP
- a CDS encoding prepilin-type N-terminal cleavage/methylation domain-containing protein; the encoded protein is MKTKRQRRGFTLIELLVVVLIIGILAAVGVPQYFKVVEKGRVAEAVAYVGTMRRAQDRYALRAGAYSGDANLLDTGVPNFKYFSNAASVVGGSPTTGWTVTITRNAGAPTNYGAYTVTFNSLTGIFSSNAANAV
- a CDS encoding tetratricopeptide repeat protein, giving the protein MIRPAAWNLVFLLIAAGLTVLVLTWRLGDWTADYNGWTCRPGDYHVSEGEALFHGLADPAVALSMPGFSIPNALLCNHATAAGQMLARGLSLLSGALLVFALGSLLHSGLCGAVAALLFALGPARDLSSDRWLYVLHVLLVAGMVVWRAQAPSLRRSLALGAAIGMSLLVLSPLFLFPLVLVGYEWLRRGRRPDAQAAAIVLVPLAALLPWVLMNWRIHQRLVLFEDGRAAPLIVAGALGYVSTGLTNWDAVLDGVAPGGHLLLWALRQVCGHPFAYAAACAQRLLYVVSFHPLLYAGALASAWLGRKREEHRQLALLAGTFIAIHCVGAVEERYGEPVLPLLCALCAAGALSWLKAEAGRLSGRLATGFVCGFAALLLAGHVLVARRVLAYPGLAARDAALDRELARRPADPWLWFARGRQRLAEQRPSEAAADLGRSLALAPRPEWRMPYAWARVLPAGPRRAVWERMPPTTFDTPAGLRHYAFRVRHGLQSGRRREAKEDLDLMRDIWTGLPVFHKESESALVRPRQDAWFQRDRRWFNDVLSCWPAREHPALLGGLDDLMAAEPARGAALAELWLSEAARAQRGGQREAALAALSKAQRGDLEAPQFQQLSLLYERLGQEGRSLEVLERGHALHPGDGKLWRALLAWRLRRLQGISDSGLLLDLADAAAQTGEQSAAMSFVARARERNPGARELGRIAMVLQQLGRHRQALEVLDGLARAYPGQARWLSDRGVLKMLMGDRRAAADDLARAVELDPGYLPACLSLGALYASSGRRQDAIRLYERSLARPVAAGDAEARSLREKVRSELTALRR
- a CDS encoding C1 family peptidase, whose protein sequence is MLKKWLVGSVLCVSLFGAGAVAAEKVDFDQGVDVKGVVSTLDAKLDTVKTYQTSGERKAHGMGLVVKELPSAYWHSFKAFMGAIPDTLDLRPGLTQVEDQGMCGSCWAFSLTATHRDGHALGGSDPGRLSQEWLVDNSKEADGCNGGYFDSAADFVTPNGQPLYSACPYKQGNGKCAADLPQAAHIQAWHMLGDPNQGPSAQEIESYMASSRKPISIAVAAGAGDWQGYSGGVYNGCTMAQMDHMINIVGWDNEGAKFDESGNLPPGKGVWILRNSWGKSWGEAGYMRTKMTDAKGQRCNSVAGLAAYFDF